From Herbiconiux flava, one genomic window encodes:
- a CDS encoding carbohydrate ABC transporter substrate-binding protein, which translates to MTGHVPSYRGITWDHPRGRDALRAAAVADASLDIDWQAHSLEHFESHPIDELARDFDLIVLDHPHLGEALELGSLQPMEDVVGPELLERWAGASVGPSFESYRMLGRQWALPLDAATQVAALRADLLPGVDAPETWADVERLAGEAPVALSLAGPHAFLSFASICAALGEPVADHPGLPFVSDITGSLALDILRSIGSRAPTGSATQNPIALLERMTATDEIAYIPLVYGYVTYSSPVLRFADAPAALPGGRRGSTIGGTGIAVSRRAEVTPQLVAHIAGLLSEETQRAFIPRHSGQPSARSAWTDPEVDRAASGFYGATLATIESSWVRPRYAGYIPFQSAASALVREVVAGALPVAEGLERLRSASRVSARARSAATEPVSAPVPASRARTHPRGVLS; encoded by the coding sequence ATGACCGGGCACGTGCCCTCCTACCGGGGCATCACCTGGGACCACCCGCGGGGGCGGGACGCCCTGCGGGCGGCCGCGGTGGCCGACGCCTCGCTCGACATCGACTGGCAGGCGCACTCCCTCGAGCACTTCGAGTCGCATCCGATCGACGAGCTCGCCCGCGACTTCGACCTGATCGTGCTCGACCACCCGCACCTCGGCGAGGCCCTCGAGCTCGGCTCGCTGCAGCCGATGGAGGACGTCGTCGGGCCCGAGCTGCTCGAGCGCTGGGCGGGCGCCTCGGTGGGCCCGTCGTTCGAGTCGTACCGGATGCTCGGCCGGCAGTGGGCGCTGCCGCTGGACGCGGCCACCCAGGTCGCCGCCCTCCGCGCCGACCTGCTGCCGGGTGTCGACGCCCCCGAGACCTGGGCCGACGTCGAGCGCCTGGCCGGGGAGGCGCCCGTCGCGCTCTCCCTCGCCGGCCCGCACGCCTTCCTCAGCTTCGCGTCGATCTGCGCCGCCCTCGGCGAGCCGGTCGCCGACCACCCCGGGCTGCCGTTCGTCTCGGACATCACCGGCTCGCTCGCCCTCGACATCCTGCGCTCGATCGGCTCGCGCGCCCCCACCGGCAGCGCGACGCAGAACCCGATCGCCCTGCTCGAGCGCATGACGGCCACCGACGAGATCGCGTACATCCCCCTCGTCTACGGCTACGTCACCTACTCCTCGCCGGTGCTGCGATTCGCGGATGCTCCCGCCGCCCTCCCCGGCGGGCGACGCGGCTCGACCATCGGCGGCACCGGCATCGCGGTCAGCCGCCGCGCCGAGGTCACGCCCCAGCTCGTCGCGCACATCGCGGGGCTGCTGTCGGAGGAGACGCAGCGCGCCTTCATCCCCCGGCACTCCGGCCAGCCCTCGGCCCGATCGGCCTGGACCGATCCCGAGGTCGACCGCGCCGCGAGCGGCTTCTACGGCGCGACGCTCGCCACGATCGAGTCGTCCTGGGTGAGGCCGCGCTACGCCGGCTACATCCCGTTCCAGTCGGCGGCCTCGGCGCTCGTGCGCGAGGTCGTGGCCGGCGCCCTGCCCGTCGCCGAGGGGCTCGAGCGGCTCCGCTCGGCGTCCCGCGTGTCGGCTCGCGCACGGTCGGCGGCCACCGAGCCCGTGAGCGCGCCGGTGCCGGCGTCGCGTGCGCGAACCCACCCCCGAGGAGTCCTGTCATGA
- a CDS encoding CaiB/BaiF CoA transferase family protein, which yields MTDTTTPASPSGATSAAPEVLSGIRVLDCSIAMAGPFAAQRLGDLGADVIKVEPTRGEWQRHAAAGGATGNRINVSFLSLNRNKRSIGVDLKADEGREILYELVKTADVFLQNYRPGVAARLGVDYETLRAINPSIVYVSISGYGEDGPYRNRPGQDLLLQAMSGAMLSSGSAGHPPTPAGQYLVDAVTASTAFEGVLAALFHRERTGQGQLVSVNMLDAITTLQMQELSVFTVGGVGQHRSEQPHAHVYIRAPYGTFSTTDGYLALAMPDLHTLGEVLEEEWFLGMDTEVDSWTHRDEIYAKTAERLATRSTAEWLEALGAAGIWAGPVYGYQDLVDDEQIKHNGTFIEYEHPTEGLVKTPGFPYKLSETPARIDRGAPLTGEHTREILTELGLPADRVDALLDAGVVAAEPEATGQAAAESGAAGQVAEPTAVAEPA from the coding sequence ATGACCGACACCACCACCCCCGCCTCCCCTTCGGGCGCCACCTCGGCGGCCCCCGAGGTGCTCTCGGGCATCCGGGTGCTCGACTGCTCGATCGCGATGGCGGGCCCCTTCGCGGCGCAGCGCCTCGGCGACCTCGGCGCCGACGTGATCAAGGTCGAGCCGACCCGCGGCGAGTGGCAGCGGCACGCGGCGGCGGGTGGGGCGACCGGCAACCGCATCAACGTCTCGTTCCTGTCGCTGAACCGCAACAAGCGGTCGATCGGCGTCGACCTCAAGGCCGACGAGGGCCGCGAGATCCTCTACGAGCTGGTGAAGACGGCGGACGTGTTCCTGCAGAACTACCGGCCCGGTGTCGCCGCCCGCCTGGGCGTCGACTACGAGACGCTCCGGGCCATCAACCCGTCGATCGTCTACGTGTCGATCTCGGGCTACGGCGAGGACGGCCCCTACCGCAACCGCCCGGGCCAGGACCTGCTGCTGCAGGCGATGAGCGGGGCCATGCTCTCCTCGGGGAGTGCCGGGCATCCGCCGACCCCCGCCGGACAGTACCTGGTCGACGCGGTCACCGCCTCGACGGCGTTCGAGGGCGTGCTGGCCGCGCTGTTCCACCGCGAGCGCACCGGGCAGGGGCAGCTCGTCTCGGTGAACATGCTCGACGCGATCACGACGCTGCAGATGCAGGAGCTCTCGGTCTTCACCGTGGGCGGAGTGGGCCAGCACCGCAGCGAGCAGCCGCACGCGCACGTCTACATCCGGGCGCCCTACGGCACCTTCTCCACCACCGACGGCTACCTCGCCCTCGCCATGCCCGATCTGCACACGCTCGGGGAGGTGCTCGAGGAGGAGTGGTTCCTCGGCATGGACACCGAGGTCGACAGCTGGACCCACCGCGACGAGATCTACGCCAAGACCGCCGAGCGGCTCGCGACGCGGTCGACGGCGGAGTGGCTCGAGGCGCTCGGCGCCGCCGGCATCTGGGCGGGGCCCGTCTACGGCTACCAGGATCTCGTCGACGACGAGCAGATCAAGCACAACGGCACCTTCATCGAGTACGAGCACCCGACCGAGGGGCTCGTGAAGACGCCCGGGTTCCCGTACAAGCTGTCGGAGACGCCGGCGCGCATCGACCGGGGGGCGCCGCTCACCGGGGAGCACACCCGTGAGATCCTGACGGAGCTCGGGCTCCCAGCCGACCGGGTCGACGCCCTGCTCGACGCGGGCGTGGTGGCGGCCGAGCCGGAGGCCACCGGGCAGGCCGCCGCTGAGTCGGGTGCTGCCGGGCAGGTCGCTGAGCCGACGGCCGTCGCGGAACCGGCATGA
- a CDS encoding aldose 1-epimerase family protein yields MRNAVEIFGQQLSRRELAERTGDLSAVAGIRSVVLDDGVERGVRALQLRTAAGLELEVLVDRAFDFGSARLRGVPFGWRSGNGFRHPGLHEHSDEGGLSWLRALDGLLVTGGLDHTLFGGEVDAQQYGYPPKQSVTHGLHGRLTAIPARLLEAREIVDPGTGDSVLRVVGEVVQATSFGEHLKLTRTVELDFTGREVRWNDTVENLGFERTPHMFLYHLNIGWPFVDEGTRLVAPIAKTLWSSDSVAEQRVSYRTLPAPQQGFVEQVFEHELVAGADGRHRVALVAADDSRGVEVSWSAEGMPHFFEWQNLRSGQYAVGLEPSTHHVDGDAAARENGSMIWLEHGERREYSTTVRVLDGEAETRASADAIRAVHGQPE; encoded by the coding sequence CGAGAGCTCGCCGAACGCACGGGTGACCTGTCGGCGGTGGCGGGCATCCGCTCGGTGGTGCTCGACGACGGGGTGGAGCGGGGCGTGCGCGCCCTGCAGCTGCGCACCGCGGCGGGTCTCGAGCTCGAGGTGCTCGTCGACCGGGCCTTCGACTTCGGCTCGGCGAGGCTTCGCGGCGTGCCGTTCGGCTGGCGCTCAGGCAACGGCTTCCGGCACCCCGGGCTGCACGAGCACAGCGACGAGGGCGGCCTGTCGTGGCTGCGCGCGCTCGACGGCCTGCTCGTCACCGGCGGGCTCGACCACACCCTCTTCGGCGGCGAGGTGGATGCGCAGCAGTACGGCTACCCGCCCAAGCAGAGCGTCACCCACGGCCTGCACGGCCGGCTCACCGCCATCCCGGCCCGCCTGCTGGAGGCGCGCGAGATCGTCGACCCAGGCACCGGCGACTCGGTGCTGCGGGTCGTCGGCGAGGTGGTGCAGGCGACCTCGTTCGGCGAGCACCTGAAGCTCACCCGCACGGTCGAGCTCGACTTCACCGGCCGCGAGGTCCGCTGGAACGACACGGTCGAGAACCTCGGCTTCGAGCGCACGCCGCACATGTTCCTCTACCACCTCAACATCGGCTGGCCCTTCGTCGACGAGGGCACGCGGCTCGTCGCACCGATCGCGAAGACCCTCTGGTCGTCCGACTCCGTGGCCGAGCAGCGCGTGTCGTACCGCACGCTGCCCGCCCCGCAGCAGGGCTTCGTCGAGCAGGTCTTCGAGCACGAGCTCGTGGCCGGAGCCGACGGCCGGCACCGCGTGGCGCTCGTCGCCGCCGACGACTCCCGCGGGGTCGAGGTCAGCTGGAGCGCCGAGGGCATGCCGCACTTCTTCGAGTGGCAGAACCTGCGCAGCGGCCAGTACGCCGTGGGCCTCGAGCCCTCGACCCACCACGTGGACGGCGACGCCGCGGCCCGCGAGAACGGGTCGATGATCTGGCTCGAGCACGGCGAGCGGCGGGAGTACTCCACCACGGTGCGGGTGCTCGACGGCGAGGCCGAGACGCGCGCCTCCGCCGACGCGATCCGCGCCGTCCACGGACAGCCCGAGTAG